The sequence ATTTACAATTGGAATTGGGTCTATAATTGGAGTATATTTTGGTGTAAAATTTGGCCATAAAGTTGATAAAAATATTCAAAAAAGATTGGCGCTTGGCCTATATATAATTATGTTTATTTTGATGGTTAAAAATATACTATTTTAATCAACTTTTGTGGCTAAATTCGGGCTAAAATCCATTTAAAATTTCAATAATTTTAGATATTATTTTAAGCTCAAAGCTATCTATAGCTTGAGTTTGAGAGTACTCGAAGTTAGATTTTTGGCTTTGGAGATTTAAATTTGTTTGATAATTATTGCTATCTTTAAGAGCGATTAAAAGCGAGGCTTGAGCATCGTAAAAATACTCATTTTCGTATCCACCACCAAAGCCTCTACCAAAACCAACATGCCTAAATCCACCACTACCAAAGCCAAATTCCATAAAATTATTATTCTTAAT is a genomic window of Campylobacter devanensis containing:
- a CDS encoding putative periplasmic lipoprotein encodes the protein MKNIFFCLIISLIFLGCSSPAFTSYLSTSNPIFITENIKGKSFSISSQNFSENFENNLSSALIQNGYKKATKNPDIAIKITLNYLRQNSDIKNNNFMEFGFGSGGFRHVGFGRGFGGGYENEYFYDAQASLLIALKDSNNYQTNLNLQSQKSNFEYSQTQAIDSFELKIISKIIEILNGF